In Candidatus Methylomirabilota bacterium, a single genomic region encodes these proteins:
- a CDS encoding efflux RND transporter permease subunit, translated as MQKLAAVCIRRPVFATMIVLSLVVVGAAAYPQLRVDRFPSVDLPTVTIRTSLPGASPEEIEVQVAQRIEEAVNTVEGIDELRAIAGQGSTVVIATFDLKRDIDVAAQDIRDRVSAILKDLPEDTTPPVISKYDNDSAPVVTLALSGDRPIRELTELADKTVKVAIERAPGVGEVRIVGGLERAINIWIDADRLAAYQLPITAVRDALVRQNSDLPGGNVTAGAREQTLRTMGRLADARAFDNLVVATHNGSPIRIRDLGRAEDGTKEQRSAARLDGVPAVTLEVRRQSGANTVAVIEGVKARLPRLTAQLPPDVKIHVIADQSRFIYAALHEINVHLVLGSILASLVVLAFMRSWRSMVIAGVAIPASLIATFGMMRALDFTLNSVTMLALVLMVGIVIDDAIVVLENIFRFIEEKKMSPFEAAREATADIGLAVMATTLSLVVIFVPVSFMSSIAGRFLYQFGITAAAAVMVSLLVSFTLTPMMSARFFRNVAAPGHEPARSRGGFYARLDRGYTVTLAAAMRHRALVALVALAVVLASVPLYGLLRQEYIPSNVDEAEFEVRVRAPEGTSLAAMDEIMRAVERELRATRGIRLVLATAGGSFLGSVNEGRVYVRLASHEERTFSFGRLWSGILAGEPLAAFRGNYGQRDVMQEVRLRLRKYRDLRARVVNLPSFRFPGSFIDIDFILRGPDLEQLAAYIEQLRRRAPDLGLIDADSTLKLDKPELRVRIDRARAADLGVDSQDVATALRLMVGGDEEVSKFLDPSVNDDYDVQLRLAEDDRDDPGTISRLWVARAGGGLVRMDNLVQIEPAQSASRIDRSDRQREARLRANVAAGYGLADRMEALRAEVRAMNLPLGYSTDIGGKGRELERSFGEFLLAFALSVVFMYMILASQFESWIHPVTILLSLPLCVPFAFFSLWASGNTLNLYSALGILVLFGVVKKNSILQIDHINNLRAGGMERLAAIIQGNRDRLRPILMTTLTFVAGMIPLAVGTGPGAEERRAIAVVVIGGQTLSLLLTLLVTPVAYSLFEDLAAALRWPRPSLVGGGVKRRLRRFRARSREAVISRRAP; from the coding sequence ATGCAGAAGTTGGCCGCGGTCTGCATCCGACGCCCGGTCTTCGCCACCATGATCGTGCTGTCGCTCGTCGTGGTCGGCGCCGCCGCCTATCCGCAGCTCCGGGTCGACCGCTTTCCCTCGGTGGACCTGCCCACCGTGACCATCCGCACCTCCTTACCGGGCGCCTCGCCCGAGGAGATCGAGGTCCAGGTCGCCCAGCGCATCGAAGAGGCGGTGAACACCGTCGAGGGCATCGATGAGCTGCGGGCGATCGCCGGCCAGGGTTCGACCGTCGTCATCGCCACCTTCGACCTCAAGCGGGACATCGACGTCGCCGCCCAGGACATCCGCGACCGCGTGTCCGCCATCCTCAAGGACCTGCCCGAGGATACGACCCCGCCGGTCATCTCCAAGTACGACAACGACTCGGCGCCCGTCGTCACGCTGGCCCTGTCGGGCGACCGCCCCATCCGCGAGCTGACCGAGCTGGCGGACAAGACGGTGAAGGTGGCCATCGAGCGGGCACCCGGCGTCGGTGAGGTCCGCATCGTCGGCGGCCTCGAGCGCGCCATCAACATCTGGATCGACGCCGATCGCCTGGCCGCCTACCAGCTGCCCATCACCGCGGTGCGCGACGCCCTGGTCCGCCAGAACAGCGACCTGCCCGGGGGCAACGTCACCGCGGGCGCCCGCGAGCAGACGCTCCGCACCATGGGCCGGCTGGCCGACGCCCGGGCCTTCGACAATCTGGTCGTGGCCACCCACAACGGGTCGCCCATCCGCATCCGGGACCTGGGCCGGGCCGAGGACGGCACCAAGGAGCAGCGGTCGGCGGCCCGCCTCGACGGCGTGCCGGCCGTCACGCTCGAGGTGCGGCGCCAGTCGGGAGCCAACACGGTGGCGGTGATCGAAGGCGTGAAGGCGCGGCTGCCCCGCCTGACCGCGCAGCTGCCCCCCGACGTGAAGATCCACGTCATCGCCGACCAGTCGCGCTTCATCTACGCGGCCCTGCACGAGATCAACGTGCATCTGGTCCTGGGGTCCATCCTGGCCAGCCTGGTGGTGCTGGCCTTCATGCGCTCCTGGCGGTCGATGGTCATCGCCGGCGTGGCCATCCCGGCCTCGCTCATCGCCACGTTCGGCATGATGCGGGCCCTCGACTTCACGCTCAACAGCGTCACCATGCTGGCCCTGGTGTTGATGGTCGGCATCGTCATCGACGACGCCATCGTGGTCCTCGAGAACATCTTCCGGTTCATCGAGGAGAAGAAGATGTCGCCCTTCGAGGCGGCGCGGGAAGCCACGGCCGACATCGGGCTGGCCGTCATGGCCACCACGCTGAGCCTGGTCGTCATCTTCGTCCCCGTGTCGTTCATGTCCTCGATCGCTGGCCGCTTCCTCTACCAGTTCGGTATCACGGCGGCCGCCGCGGTCATGGTGAGCCTGCTCGTTTCGTTCACGCTGACGCCGATGATGAGCGCCCGGTTCTTCCGCAACGTGGCCGCCCCCGGGCACGAACCGGCCCGCTCGCGCGGCGGCTTCTACGCCCGGCTCGACCGCGGCTACACGGTGACCCTGGCCGCCGCCATGCGTCACCGCGCGCTGGTGGCCTTGGTGGCCCTGGCCGTCGTCCTGGCCTCGGTGCCGCTCTACGGGCTCCTGCGCCAGGAGTACATTCCGTCCAACGTCGACGAGGCCGAGTTCGAGGTGCGGGTGAGGGCGCCGGAGGGGACGAGCCTGGCCGCGATGGACGAGATCATGCGCGCCGTGGAGCGGGAGCTGCGGGCGACCCGCGGCATCCGGCTCGTCCTGGCCACGGCTGGCGGCTCCTTTCTCGGCTCGGTGAACGAAGGCCGGGTGTACGTCCGGCTGGCCTCGCACGAGGAGCGGACCTTTTCCTTCGGCCGTCTCTGGTCGGGCATCCTGGCGGGCGAACCACTCGCGGCGTTCCGCGGCAACTATGGCCAGCGCGACGTGATGCAGGAGGTCCGGCTCCGCCTCCGGAAGTACCGGGATCTGCGCGCCCGGGTGGTGAACCTGCCGTCGTTCCGGTTCCCCGGCAGCTTCATCGACATCGACTTCATCCTGCGCGGGCCCGACCTCGAGCAGCTCGCCGCCTACATCGAGCAACTCCGCCGGCGGGCGCCCGACCTCGGCCTCATCGACGCCGACTCCACGCTCAAGCTCGACAAGCCAGAGCTGCGCGTCCGCATCGATCGAGCCCGGGCCGCCGACCTGGGCGTGGACTCCCAGGACGTGGCCACGGCGCTCCGCCTCATGGTGGGCGGTGACGAGGAGGTCTCGAAGTTCCTCGATCCGTCGGTCAACGACGACTACGACGTACAGCTCCGCCTGGCCGAGGACGACCGTGACGACCCCGGCACGATCTCGCGACTCTGGGTAGCCCGGGCCGGCGGAGGCCTGGTGCGGATGGACAACCTGGTCCAGATCGAACCGGCGCAGAGCGCCTCGCGCATCGACCGCTCCGACCGGCAGCGCGAGGCGCGCTTGCGGGCCAACGTGGCGGCCGGCTACGGTCTGGCCGACCGCATGGAGGCGCTGCGCGCCGAGGTCCGGGCCATGAACCTCCCGCTCGGCTACTCCACGGACATCGGGGGCAAAGGGCGCGAGCTGGAGCGCTCGTTCGGGGAGTTCCTGCTCGCGTTCGCGCTCTCGGTCGTCTTCATGTACATGATTCTGGCCTCGCAGTTCGAGAGCTGGATCCACCCGGTGACGATCTTGCTGTCGCTGCCCCTGTGCGTGCCCTTCGCATTCTTTTCGCTATGGGCCTCCGGCAACACGTTGAACCTCTACTCGGCGCTGGGCATCCTGGTGCTGTTCGGCGTGGTCAAGAAGAACTCGATTCTGCAGATCGACCACATCAACAACCTGCGGGCCGGGGGCATGGAGCGGCTGGCCGCCATCATTCAGGGCAACCGCGATCGGCTCCGCCCGATCCTCATGACCACGCTGACCTTCGTGGCCGGGATGATCCCGCTGGCGGTGGGCACGGGGCCGGGGGCCGAGGAGCGCCGTGCCATCGCCGTGGTGGTGATCGGCGGCCAGACGCTCTCGCTGCTGCTCACGCTGCTGGTGACCCCGGTGGCCTACTCGCTCTTCGAGGACCTGGCCGCCGCCCTGCGCTGGCCGAGGCCGAGCCTCGTCGGTGGGGGGGTCAAGCGCCGGCTGCGGCGCTTCCGGGCGCGCTCGCGGGAGGCGGTGATCAGCCGCCGGGCGCCCTAA
- a CDS encoding efflux RND transporter periplasmic adaptor subunit, producing the protein MSGRPQPLLNLLVLVAVGLAAGACGPDQPATASPQRKSATPAPAQRAVKVEPAGERQVARTVIATGTLAAEDQVVLGFQVAGRLSEILVDLGSRVRRGQALARLDPTDFRLRVEQAEAALRQARVRVGLSPEGTDTRVNIEETAVVAQARAVLVEARLTRERMVKLWEQQLVARAQLDAAVAALQVAEARYQDAVEEVRNRQAVLAQRRSELELARQQLADTTLTSPIDGAARERRASVGQYLAAGTPVATVVQLDPLRLRVAVPERDAADVRPGQKVRLTVEGDSASYGGRVVRLSPAIEEQSRTLLVEAEIPNPRGALRPGAFAKAEITTDAGRPVVVVPASAIVTFAGIDKVLAVADGRAVEKRVQLGRRLGEHVEVVSGLDKGEAVVVQPGNLVGGQQVTVVPGAAR; encoded by the coding sequence ATGTCCGGGCGTCCCCAGCCGCTTCTGAACCTGCTGGTTCTCGTCGCGGTCGGCCTGGCGGCCGGCGCCTGCGGGCCCGATCAACCGGCCACGGCCTCTCCCCAGAGGAAGTCGGCGACGCCGGCGCCAGCCCAGCGCGCAGTGAAGGTGGAGCCGGCCGGTGAACGACAGGTGGCCCGGACGGTGATCGCCACGGGCACCCTGGCCGCCGAGGACCAGGTCGTGCTCGGGTTCCAGGTCGCCGGCCGCCTGAGCGAGATCCTCGTCGACCTGGGCAGCCGGGTGCGGCGGGGCCAGGCTCTGGCCCGGCTGGACCCGACGGACTTCCGGCTCCGGGTCGAGCAGGCCGAGGCGGCCCTCCGGCAGGCGAGGGTCCGGGTCGGTCTGTCGCCGGAGGGCACGGACACCCGCGTGAACATCGAGGAGACGGCGGTCGTGGCCCAGGCCCGGGCCGTCCTCGTGGAGGCCCGCCTGACGCGCGAGCGGATGGTCAAGCTCTGGGAGCAGCAGCTGGTGGCCCGCGCCCAGCTGGACGCCGCCGTGGCCGCTCTGCAGGTCGCCGAGGCACGATACCAGGACGCCGTCGAGGAGGTCCGCAATCGCCAGGCCGTGCTGGCCCAGCGCCGCTCGGAGCTGGAGCTGGCCCGCCAGCAGCTCGCCGACACCACGCTGACCTCGCCGATCGACGGCGCCGCCCGCGAGCGTCGGGCGTCCGTCGGCCAGTACCTGGCGGCCGGCACTCCCGTCGCCACGGTCGTGCAGCTCGACCCGCTCCGGCTCCGCGTCGCGGTGCCCGAGCGTGACGCCGCCGATGTGCGGCCCGGACAGAAAGTTCGGCTCACCGTCGAGGGAGACTCCGCCAGCTACGGGGGCCGCGTGGTGCGGCTGAGCCCGGCCATCGAGGAGCAGAGCCGCACGCTGCTCGTCGAGGCCGAGATCCCCAACCCGCGGGGGGCGCTGCGACCCGGCGCCTTCGCCAAGGCCGAGATCACCACCGACGCCGGCCGCCCGGTCGTGGTGGTGCCGGCCTCGGCGATCGTCACCTTCGCCGGCATCGACAAGGTGCTCGCGGTGGCCGACGGCCGCGCGGTCGAAAAGCGCGTCCAGCTCGGCCGCCGGCTCGGCGAGCACGTCGAGGTCGTGAGCGGGCTCGACAAGGGCGAAGCGGTGGTGGTCCAGCCGGGGAATCTCGTGGGCGGCCAGCAGGTGACGGTGGTGCCGGGGGCGGCGCGCTGA
- a CDS encoding carboxypeptidase-like regulatory domain-containing protein has translation MSAIWGRPSDLRWWFAGIRGFALLLLTYLVSAPVLVWAIAPPFYSANPVQATVVDEVSGSPLSGVIVVAIWQLKAISGLGPRLQVSETLTDHQGRFSIPGWGPRMRPPLTEFRRSSPRLVFFKRGYVPLVLYNESRREVEKAYPNYRTMSTRDLREATQWHEGTASDVVQESMWNGLTIQVEPFRGTPMEWFRHLRHVESQVEWEDTLNARQLYQTLLAERDYFRTNPVSPREVRPQRIEEFFLDIESRLQGKRK, from the coding sequence GTGAGCGCGATCTGGGGCCGGCCGAGCGACCTCAGGTGGTGGTTCGCTGGGATCCGCGGCTTCGCCCTCCTCCTCTTGACTTATCTCGTTAGTGCCCCAGTGCTCGTGTGGGCCATAGCGCCGCCGTTCTATTCCGCGAACCCAGTCCAGGCCACCGTGGTGGACGAAGTCAGCGGCAGCCCGCTGTCCGGGGTCATCGTCGTCGCCATCTGGCAACTCAAGGCGATTTCCGGCCTCGGTCCACGCCTGCAGGTGAGCGAGACCCTCACCGACCACCAAGGGCGCTTCTCGATACCTGGCTGGGGGCCCAGGATGCGTCCCCCACTCACGGAGTTTCGCCGGAGCTCACCACGGCTCGTGTTCTTCAAACGGGGGTATGTCCCTCTCGTCCTCTACAACGAGTCGCGCCGCGAGGTCGAGAAGGCGTACCCGAACTACCGGACGATGTCGACCCGAGACTTGCGTGAGGCCACCCAGTGGCACGAGGGCACAGCCAGCGACGTCGTACAGGAGTCGATGTGGAACGGCCTCACGATCCAGGTCGAGCCCTTTCGGGGTACGCCGATGGAGTGGTTTCGACATCTTCGTCACGTCGAGAGTCAGGTTGAATGGGAGGATACCCTCAACGCGAGGCAGCTCTATCAGACGTTGCTCGCCGAGCGCGACTATTTCCGAACCAACCCAGTAAGTCCTAGGGAGGTGAGGCCGCAGCGAATAGAAGAATTCTTCCTGGATATCGAATCGCGACTTCAAGGGAAAAGAAAATGA
- the polX gene encoding DNA polymerase/3'-5' exonuclease PolX → MKNFEIARLFYEMAALLEVKNESRFRMRAYQRAAQTLESLTEDVAAVAARSQLTTLPGIGPDLGARIDEYLATGRLARLEAMRADLPPAFLSLLEVRGLGPKTARLLWDRLGVDSVDRLEQVCRSGEIRALPGVREKTCENILKGIAAWRAGRSRTLLVRARAVAAQVVEALRAHGGVEHIEVAGSLRRCRETVKDIDILVTSTEPARVIKTLVTLPSVREVLAHGDTRASVRHQEGLQIDLRVVEPQALGAALQYFTGSREHNVRLRELARRQGRSISEYGVFDERTGARLAGATEEDVYAAVGLGWIPPELREDAGELEAARAGRLPQLVTAEAIRGDLHAHTDWSDGHLSLEKLVEAAERRGYAYIVVSDHSQSTTIAGGLGIEQLRAQVARIRELQPRFRIRILAGTECDILADGTMDFPDEVLGELDIVLAAVHARFGQTRAEMTTRIVRALENPHVDVLAHPTGRLIGSREPYDVDLEAVFAAAARHGKALEINASPDRLDLNDVHARRAAELGIPIAVNTDTHYLSNLDNLELGLAVARRAWLGPGHILNARPLADLLLATHHAR, encoded by the coding sequence GTGAAAAACTTCGAGATCGCCCGCCTCTTCTACGAGATGGCGGCCCTCCTCGAGGTGAAGAACGAGAGCCGGTTTCGCATGCGCGCCTATCAGCGAGCGGCGCAGACGCTGGAGAGCCTCACCGAGGACGTGGCCGCCGTGGCCGCCCGAAGCCAGCTCACCACGCTGCCCGGAATCGGCCCTGACCTGGGCGCCCGGATCGACGAGTACCTCGCCACGGGACGGCTGGCCCGGCTCGAGGCCATGCGGGCGGATCTTCCCCCCGCCTTCCTCAGCCTGCTGGAGGTACGCGGGCTGGGGCCCAAGACGGCCAGGCTCCTCTGGGACCGGCTGGGCGTGGACTCGGTCGATCGCCTGGAGCAGGTGTGCCGGTCCGGGGAAATTCGCGCGCTGCCCGGCGTGCGCGAGAAGACGTGCGAGAACATCCTCAAGGGCATCGCCGCCTGGCGGGCCGGGCGCTCCCGCACCCTGCTGGTCCGGGCCCGGGCGGTCGCCGCCCAGGTCGTCGAGGCGCTGCGGGCCCACGGCGGCGTCGAGCACATCGAGGTGGCCGGCTCGCTGCGCCGCTGCCGGGAGACGGTGAAGGACATCGACATCCTGGTCACCTCGACCGAGCCGGCTCGGGTCATCAAGACGCTCGTCACGCTGCCCTCGGTCCGGGAGGTTCTCGCCCACGGCGACACCCGGGCGTCCGTGCGCCATCAGGAGGGGCTCCAGATCGACCTGCGCGTGGTGGAGCCCCAGGCGCTGGGGGCCGCGTTGCAGTACTTCACGGGGTCCCGCGAGCACAATGTCCGGCTGCGCGAGCTCGCCCGCCGGCAGGGACGGAGCATCAGCGAGTACGGGGTGTTCGACGAGCGCACGGGGGCGCGGCTGGCCGGGGCTACCGAAGAGGACGTCTACGCCGCGGTGGGGCTCGGCTGGATCCCCCCAGAACTGCGGGAAGACGCCGGGGAGCTCGAGGCCGCGCGCGCCGGCCGCCTGCCCCAGCTGGTGACGGCCGAGGCGATCCGGGGCGATCTGCACGCTCACACCGACTGGTCGGACGGCCACCTGTCCCTGGAGAAGCTCGTGGAGGCCGCCGAGCGGCGAGGCTACGCGTACATCGTCGTGTCCGATCACTCGCAGTCCACGACCATCGCCGGCGGACTGGGCATCGAGCAGCTGCGGGCCCAGGTGGCCCGGATCCGGGAGCTGCAGCCCCGGTTTCGGATCCGCATCCTCGCCGGCACCGAGTGCGATATCCTGGCGGACGGCACGATGGACTTCCCCGACGAGGTGCTCGGCGAGCTGGACATCGTGCTGGCGGCGGTGCACGCTCGGTTCGGCCAGACTCGCGCCGAGATGACGACGCGCATCGTTCGCGCCCTGGAGAACCCGCACGTGGACGTCCTGGCCCACCCTACCGGGCGGCTCATCGGATCCCGGGAACCGTACGACGTCGACCTGGAGGCCGTGTTCGCCGCAGCGGCTCGGCATGGCAAGGCTCTGGAGATCAACGCCTCGCCCGATCGCCTGGATCTGAACGACGTGCACGCCCGCCGGGCCGCCGAGCTCGGCATCCCCATCGCCGTGAACACCGACACCCACTACCTGTCCAACCTGGACAACCTCGAGCTGGGCCTGGCCGTCGCCCGGCGCGCGTGGCTCGGTCCCGGGCACATTCTCAACGCGCGGCCGCTCGCCGACCTGCTCCTGGCCACCCACCACGCGCGTTGA
- a CDS encoding RNA-binding protein, whose protein sequence is MPVKLFVGGLSFTTTNESLRGAFERFGAVTAATVMTDRATGRSRGFGFVEMATPEEAERAISNLNNTSLDGRMIRVDKATPRGSAPPPRPGSRPGGPPRPSAPGSPPGGGFDPRAAGGGWPPRGGGGRGQGRPARRRPGDDADRRPPSPRRKPGGERRAGDKGRRSEDGFRW, encoded by the coding sequence ATGCCCGTGAAGCTGTTCGTCGGCGGCCTGTCGTTCACGACGACCAATGAGAGCCTGCGTGGCGCGTTCGAGCGCTTCGGCGCGGTGACGGCGGCCACGGTGATGACGGACCGCGCGACGGGCCGCTCCCGGGGGTTCGGCTTCGTGGAGATGGCCACGCCCGAGGAAGCCGAGCGCGCGATCAGCAACCTCAACAACACCAGCCTCGACGGCCGCATGATTCGCGTCGACAAAGCGACGCCGCGGGGCTCGGCGCCGCCTCCGCGCCCGGGTTCCAGGCCGGGCGGCCCGCCCCGCCCGTCCGCCCCGGGCAGTCCTCCGGGTGGTGGCTTCGACCCGCGCGCTGCGGGGGGCGGCTGGCCTCCGCGGGGCGGCGGTGGCCGCGGTCAGGGACGTCCGGCTCGACGCCGGCCCGGGGACGACGCCGACCGCCGGCCCCCGAGTCCGCGACGCAAGCCGGGGGGCGAACGCCGCGCCGGGGACAAGGGCAGGAGGAGCGAGGACGGCTTCCGCTGGTGA
- a CDS encoding Ig-like domain-containing protein has protein sequence MVGDGRRRRGCRPHFLRALPSVLVAALSPSTSDALVQPITALAPFETLLDGQVELVGVAVMEDGTVYVAERSAGVIYRLASSAQLATAATGLDRPAGLAFDTDGRLLIAEERAGRVLRLEPSGTLTVLATGIKTPRWLVVAPDGAVYISAHRLFAADGLDTTEGREILRLRPDGVLAVVATGIRRLEGLALLDDSLIAATKGLESGPDSAGTLLRYPILGGGGLGAPVTFVGAGLKQPVGIVPDHHSALYLSSKELFGDVDPARRAIGKVRPDLHVTTFAQQLEDPQGVAFGPDGSLYLADGRSGRLVRFRAPPAPTLTAVPAFTTRSPLAISGTTEPNSRIDIVVNEATTVATGSSGTAGAFNVSVPLVLNDANDLEVFATPHGGDGLTSPAATPATRHDDVAPGLVFQSPPAGAHLRGLVTLQVQASDGGSEVASLALSVNSQPLEAALAPAPPAPSVTATASWTTTNVGDGAHTLGAAAADRAQNLATVNRAAIVDNTPPDTEITQGPTGATSETAATFAFTGTDNLALAEHLQFAYRLDDGPWSAFAPATSATFTGLVQGAHVFRVKARDRAGNEDPTAAERGFTIRSLRVTITEPADGVTVPAGAVVVRGTIDAAGGKVGVAVNGVPAAVQGTVFAAQIAVDAETTSLTAAAATGTGATASHAIDIVVVGAADSARVLLPDPRRGVGPLTVSFALHGVPGPASVELDADGDGVSDFVGANLRGLSFTYATPGVYLASVMVTDMQGQRTTLGAVVEVFDRAGLDTVFQDRWAAFRQALARGDIDGAAAMIVGPAREKYRGAFQRLGTDLPAMAADLRDLVLQSIDGATAEYLTTQDRDGATFVHFVYFMRDEDGLWKIAAM, from the coding sequence ATGGTTGGAGATGGTAGACGGCGTCGCGGTTGTCGGCCGCACTTCCTGCGCGCGCTCCCGTCAGTCCTGGTCGCCGCTCTGAGCCCGTCGACGAGCGACGCGCTGGTCCAGCCGATCACTGCGCTGGCGCCATTCGAGACGCTTCTCGATGGCCAGGTCGAACTGGTCGGCGTGGCGGTCATGGAGGACGGCACCGTCTACGTCGCCGAGCGTAGCGCCGGGGTCATCTACAGGCTCGCGTCCTCGGCGCAGCTCGCTACCGCCGCGACGGGCCTGGATCGCCCGGCAGGGCTCGCTTTCGACACGGACGGCCGCCTGCTGATCGCGGAGGAACGGGCCGGGCGCGTGCTGCGGCTCGAGCCGAGCGGGACGCTTACCGTGCTCGCCACCGGCATCAAGACGCCGCGCTGGCTGGTTGTCGCCCCCGACGGGGCGGTGTATATCAGCGCCCACCGGCTCTTTGCCGCCGACGGCCTGGACACGACGGAAGGCCGCGAGATCCTGCGCTTGCGCCCCGACGGCGTTCTGGCCGTCGTCGCGACGGGGATCCGGCGACTCGAAGGACTCGCGCTCCTCGACGACAGCCTGATCGCGGCCACCAAGGGGCTCGAGAGCGGCCCCGACTCGGCTGGCACGCTTCTCCGCTACCCCATCCTCGGCGGCGGCGGGCTCGGCGCCCCGGTCACCTTCGTCGGCGCCGGGCTCAAGCAGCCAGTGGGGATCGTGCCGGACCACCATTCGGCCCTCTATCTATCCTCGAAGGAACTCTTCGGGGACGTCGATCCGGCCCGGCGCGCCATCGGCAAGGTGCGTCCCGACCTGCACGTCACGACGTTCGCCCAGCAGCTCGAGGACCCCCAGGGCGTGGCCTTCGGTCCGGACGGCTCGCTCTATCTCGCCGATGGCCGCTCGGGCCGCCTGGTGCGCTTCCGCGCCCCACCGGCGCCGACACTCACCGCCGTGCCGGCGTTCACGACCCGGTCGCCGCTCGCTATCAGCGGCACGACCGAGCCCAACAGCCGGATCGACATCGTGGTCAACGAGGCGACGACTGTAGCGACCGGCTCTTCGGGCACGGCTGGCGCCTTCAATGTCTCGGTCCCACTAGTCCTGAACGACGCCAACGATCTCGAAGTCTTCGCCACACCGCACGGGGGCGACGGGCTGACATCGCCGGCGGCGACGCCGGCGACCCGGCACGACGACGTCGCCCCCGGCCTCGTCTTCCAGTCCCCTCCCGCCGGAGCGCATCTCCGCGGACTGGTCACTCTCCAGGTGCAGGCCAGCGATGGCGGTAGCGAGGTCGCGAGCCTGGCCCTGAGCGTGAACAGCCAGCCGCTCGAGGCGGCGCTGGCCCCCGCCCCGCCGGCGCCGTCCGTCACTGCGACGGCGTCGTGGACCACCACGAACGTCGGCGACGGTGCCCACACGCTCGGCGCGGCGGCGGCCGACCGGGCCCAGAACCTCGCCACGGTCAACCGGGCCGCGATCGTGGACAACACGCCACCGGACACTGAGATCACCCAGGGCCCGACCGGCGCCACCTCGGAGACGGCGGCGACGTTCGCGTTCACGGGGACCGACAACCTGGCGCTGGCCGAGCACCTGCAGTTCGCCTACCGCCTGGATGACGGCCCGTGGTCGGCATTCGCGCCGGCCACCAGCGCCACGTTCACCGGGCTGGTCCAGGGCGCGCACGTCTTCCGGGTCAAGGCGCGTGACCGGGCGGGCAACGAGGATCCCACCGCGGCCGAACGGGGCTTCACGATCCGCAGCCTGCGCGTGACGATCACCGAGCCCGCGGACGGCGTGACTGTCCCGGCCGGGGCCGTTGTCGTGCGTGGAACGATCGATGCTGCCGGCGGCAAAGTGGGCGTCGCCGTGAACGGCGTCCCCGCCGCTGTCCAGGGGACCGTGTTCGCAGCCCAGATTGCAGTCGACGCCGAAACCACTAGTCTCACCGCTGCTGCCGCAACCGGCACGGGCGCGACCGCGAGTCACGCCATCGACATCGTTGTGGTCGGTGCCGCCGACTCCGCTCGCGTGCTGCTGCCCGATCCGCGCCGTGGCGTCGGCCCGCTGACGGTTTCATTTGCTTTGCACGGTGTCCCCGGTCCGGCGAGCGTTGAGCTTGATGCCGATGGAGACGGCGTTTCCGACTTCGTCGGGGCCAACCTTCGAGGGCTGAGCTTCACCTACGCGACGCCGGGAGTGTACCTCGCCTCGGTGATGGTCACGGATATGCAGGGCCAGCGCACCACACTAGGGGCCGTGGTGGAGGTCTTTGATCGCGCGGGACTCGACACGGTCTTCCAGGATCGATGGGCGGCATTCCGGCAGGCCCTGGCGCGCGGCGATATCGATGGGGCCGCGGCGATGATCGTGGGGCCGGCGAGAGAGAAGTATCGAGGGGCCTTCCAGCGGTTAGGAACGGATCTGCCGGCCATGGCGGCCGATCTACGTGATCTCGTCTTGCAATCAATCGACGGGGCGACTGCAGAGTACTTGACGACCCAGGACCGGGATGGCGCGACCTTCGTCCACTTCGTCTACTTCATGCGCGATGAAGACGGGCTATGGAAGATTGCGGCGATGTGA
- a CDS encoding cobalamin-binding protein, with the protein MSLLVDASGVALAAAGPRRRIVSLIPSTTETLCALGLADALVGVTAYCREPAAIVRSKTRVGGEKTPDLETIRALAPDLVVANIEENVREHIDTLRRWQIPVWVTHPRTVAEAIRMIRQLGTVTGTEARATALADELDARLAEVGVRIAGRPPVSVFYAIWREPWMTIGADTYIHDMLRVCGAGNVFADHDRYPAVTLEEVAARRPQLILLPDEPFRFREAHRRDFARFGDVPAVANGRIHLVDGKPFSWHGPRIAEALRTVPRLLWPG; encoded by the coding sequence GTGAGCCTGCTCGTCGACGCTTCCGGCGTGGCTCTGGCCGCGGCGGGGCCGCGCCGTCGCATCGTGTCGCTCATTCCCAGCACCACCGAGACGCTCTGCGCGCTCGGTCTGGCCGACGCGCTGGTCGGGGTGACCGCCTACTGTCGGGAGCCGGCGGCCATCGTCCGGAGCAAGACGCGGGTGGGGGGCGAGAAGACACCCGACCTCGAGACGATCCGGGCCCTCGCGCCCGACCTGGTCGTGGCCAACATCGAGGAGAACGTGCGCGAGCACATCGACACGCTGCGCCGATGGCAGATCCCGGTGTGGGTCACCCATCCGCGCACCGTCGCCGAGGCCATCCGGATGATCCGGCAGCTCGGAACGGTGACGGGGACGGAAGCCCGGGCCACCGCGCTCGCCGACGAGCTGGACGCTCGGCTGGCCGAGGTCGGCGTCCGGATCGCCGGCCGCCCCCCCGTCTCCGTGTTCTACGCGATCTGGCGTGAGCCGTGGATGACAATCGGCGCCGACACGTACATCCACGACATGCTGCGCGTCTGCGGCGCCGGCAACGTGTTCGCCGACCATGACCGGTACCCCGCCGTGACGCTGGAGGAGGTGGCGGCACGCCGGCCCCAGCTCATCCTGCTGCCCGACGAGCCATTCCGCTTCCGCGAGGCCCATCGCCGGGACTTCGCCCGCTTCGGCGATGTCCCGGCCGTGGCCAACGGACGCATCCATCTCGTCGAC